In Arthrobacter sp. SLBN-83, one DNA window encodes the following:
- a CDS encoding exodeoxyribonuclease III, whose amino-acid sequence MKIATWNVNSLRARADRVEAWLQRSDCDVLAIQETKCKDDNFPWELFERMGYEVAHFGVNQWNGVAIASRVGLEDVERTFMDQPSFGKAGKDPVQEARAIAATCAGMRIWSLYVPNGRSLDDEHMPYKLKWLESLKTHAQALVTDNPQAQVALMGDWNIAPFDDDVWDIDLFIANRSTHVSPAEREAFHAFETVGYTDVVRPYTPGPGVYTYWDYTQLRFPKKEGMRIDFVLASPALAARVTGASIDREERKGKGASDHAPVLVELAD is encoded by the coding sequence GTGAAGATAGCTACCTGGAATGTGAACTCGCTCCGTGCCCGCGCCGACCGCGTTGAAGCATGGCTGCAGCGCAGCGACTGCGACGTCCTGGCCATCCAGGAGACCAAATGCAAGGACGACAACTTTCCCTGGGAACTCTTTGAGCGGATGGGTTACGAGGTGGCCCACTTCGGGGTGAACCAGTGGAACGGCGTGGCCATCGCCTCCCGGGTTGGGCTTGAAGACGTCGAGCGGACGTTCATGGACCAGCCCTCGTTCGGCAAGGCCGGCAAGGATCCCGTCCAGGAAGCCCGGGCCATAGCAGCCACCTGCGCAGGCATGCGCATCTGGAGCCTTTACGTCCCCAACGGCCGCTCCCTCGACGATGAGCACATGCCGTACAAGCTGAAGTGGCTGGAAAGCCTCAAGACCCATGCCCAGGCCCTGGTGACGGACAACCCCCAGGCGCAGGTGGCGTTGATGGGTGACTGGAACATCGCGCCCTTCGACGATGATGTCTGGGACATCGACCTCTTCATCGCAAACCGCTCCACGCACGTCAGCCCTGCCGAGCGGGAGGCATTCCACGCGTTCGAAACCGTCGGCTACACGGACGTCGTACGCCCCTACACGCCCGGCCCCGGCGTCTACACCTACTGGGACTACACCCAGCTGCGGTTCCCCAAGAAGGAAGGCATGCGGATCGACTTCGTCCTGGCCTCCCCCGCCCTGGCCGCGCGCGTCACCGGCGCCTCGATTGACCGCGAGGAACGCAAGGGCAAGGGCGCTTCCGACCACGCGCCCGTGCTGGTGGAACTGGCGGACTGA
- a CDS encoding LacI family DNA-binding transcriptional regulator — translation MARTTERSQRGGHNGVSIEDVAAAAGVSTATVSRAVRGLPRVSPATREKILEVAGNLGYVASSSASGLATGRTRTIGVLAPFVSRWFFSKAIEGADRELHARNYNLSLFNLGGHGSNRERLFSKTMVYKQIDALLVLCMALSHDELDHLQKIDIPLIVVGGHVEECSYIGIDDYAAASTAVRHLIDLGHKKIALLHGDDETDLNFDVPRVRILAFKDVMAGAGLPTRREWDEWGDFTVRSGQEALRRLWSREGEKPTAIFCASDEMAMGVIFEANRLGIRVPEELSVVGIDNHDFAEPMGLTTVGQRPDEQAELATKMLLDELDGQAGAVRSAVAPHELIVRRTTAPPKNF, via the coding sequence GTGGCACGGACAACGGAACGGTCCCAGCGGGGCGGCCATAACGGCGTCAGCATCGAGGACGTGGCGGCGGCCGCCGGAGTCTCCACAGCCACTGTGTCCCGCGCAGTCCGCGGGTTGCCCAGGGTTTCGCCGGCCACCCGCGAGAAGATTCTTGAGGTGGCCGGGAACCTGGGCTACGTTGCATCCTCATCGGCTTCCGGCCTTGCCACCGGGCGGACCAGGACCATCGGAGTGTTGGCACCGTTCGTGAGCCGCTGGTTCTTCTCGAAAGCCATTGAGGGTGCAGACCGCGAACTGCATGCCCGCAATTACAACCTGTCCCTTTTCAACCTCGGTGGCCACGGCAGTAATCGGGAGCGGCTTTTCAGCAAGACCATGGTCTACAAACAGATCGACGCCCTCCTGGTCCTCTGTATGGCGCTCAGCCATGACGAACTGGACCATCTCCAGAAAATCGACATTCCCCTCATCGTCGTCGGCGGCCACGTCGAGGAGTGCTCGTACATCGGCATCGACGACTACGCAGCGGCATCAACTGCGGTGCGGCACCTGATCGACCTCGGCCACAAAAAGATCGCCCTGCTTCACGGCGATGACGAGACCGACCTTAACTTCGACGTTCCCCGGGTTCGCATTCTGGCGTTCAAGGACGTCATGGCGGGAGCCGGTCTGCCCACGCGCCGGGAATGGGACGAATGGGGCGACTTCACCGTACGCAGCGGCCAGGAAGCCCTGCGCCGGCTTTGGTCGCGGGAGGGGGAAAAGCCGACCGCCATTTTTTGTGCTTCTGACGAGATGGCCATGGGCGTCATTTTCGAAGCCAACCGCCTTGGGATCAGGGTTCCGGAGGAACTCTCCGTGGTGGGCATCGACAACCACGACTTTGCTGAACCCATGGGCCTCACTACGGTGGGGCAGCGGCCGGACGAGCAGGCCGAACTTGCCACCAAGATGCTTCTGGACGAACTGGATGGCCAGGCAGGAGCTGTCCGCTCCGCCGTCGCACCCCATGAACTGATCGTCCGGCGCACCACGGCGCCGCCAAAGAACTTCTAA
- a CDS encoding carbohydrate ABC transporter permease codes for MTTATADASALRAQQDKGRKAAQNREKWAQGRTYLSAAIILLWCLAPAYWMVVTAFREVGFTYDTSILPTHVTLDNFKTAFDTSFGNRFGQALLNSVFIGGVVTLVSLLIGVFAAYALARLNFKGKFLVLGFILGASMFPGVALITPLFQLFTNIGWMGTYQALIIPNISFVLPLTVYTMTSFFREMPWELEESARVDGCTQGQAFRKVIMPLAAPAIFTTAILAFISSWNEFLIASQLSSDATQPVTVAIANFAGAQPNQIPYTAIMAAGTIVTIPLVILVLVFQRKIVAGLTAGAVK; via the coding sequence ATGACCACGGCAACAGCAGATGCCTCGGCGCTGCGGGCCCAACAGGACAAAGGCCGCAAGGCCGCCCAGAACCGGGAGAAGTGGGCCCAGGGGCGTACGTACCTCAGTGCCGCCATCATCCTGCTCTGGTGCCTGGCGCCGGCGTACTGGATGGTGGTCACTGCATTCCGCGAGGTGGGCTTCACCTACGACACGTCGATCCTGCCCACCCATGTAACGCTGGACAACTTCAAGACCGCCTTCGACACATCGTTCGGCAACCGGTTCGGCCAGGCACTGCTGAACAGTGTGTTCATCGGCGGCGTCGTGACGTTGGTATCCCTGCTCATTGGCGTGTTCGCGGCCTACGCACTGGCCCGGCTGAACTTCAAGGGCAAGTTCCTGGTGCTCGGCTTCATCCTGGGCGCTTCCATGTTCCCCGGTGTTGCCCTGATCACCCCGCTGTTCCAGCTTTTCACCAACATCGGCTGGATGGGCACATACCAGGCGCTGATCATCCCGAACATCTCCTTCGTGCTCCCGCTGACGGTCTACACCATGACGTCGTTCTTCCGCGAGATGCCGTGGGAACTGGAGGAATCCGCACGTGTTGACGGTTGCACCCAGGGACAGGCCTTCCGCAAGGTCATCATGCCCCTGGCCGCACCGGCAATCTTCACCACGGCAATCCTGGCATTCATTTCATCGTGGAATGAGTTCCTGATCGCCAGCCAGCTGTCCAGCGACGCAACCCAGCCGGTAACGGTGGCCATCGCCAACTTTGCCGGTGCACAGCCTAACCAGATCCCCTACACGGCCATCATGGCCGCGGGCACCATCGTCACCATCCCGCTGGTGATCCTGGTGCTGGTCTTCCAGCGCAAGATTGTCGCCGGCCTCACGGCAGGTGCAGTCAAGTGA
- a CDS encoding carbohydrate ABC transporter permease — MATELGPTPVKSPASGGTPVRHAPKGVGEDNRIASQGRWASWLLAPTIVALGIVIVYPIISAIVMSFQKDAGLDPATGLFTAGGPAGIQNYVNWLAQQCAAPDGGTVACPPGTLGGQFWSATATTFFFTVVTVAFETVLGFWMAMIMAREFRGRSLVRAAVLVPWAIPTAVTAKLWFFIFAFEGIANKLFNTTILWTGSEWPAKWAVVIADVWKTTPFMALLILAGLQMIPADVYEAAKVDGATAWQRFRLITLPLVKPALMVAILFRTLDALRMFDLPYILTGGANNTTTLSILVINQIRQGFNSAAALSTITFIIIFLVAFIFVRFLGANVVEQSGATGKGKK; from the coding sequence ATGGCAACCGAACTAGGCCCGACGCCGGTTAAGTCACCGGCGTCGGGCGGGACCCCCGTCCGTCATGCGCCCAAGGGCGTGGGGGAGGACAACAGGATCGCAAGCCAGGGGCGCTGGGCGTCCTGGCTGCTTGCCCCCACCATCGTCGCCCTGGGCATCGTGATCGTTTACCCGATCATCAGTGCCATCGTCATGTCCTTCCAGAAGGACGCCGGCCTGGATCCAGCCACCGGGCTCTTTACCGCAGGTGGCCCGGCCGGCATCCAAAACTACGTCAACTGGCTTGCACAGCAGTGTGCGGCACCGGACGGCGGGACGGTCGCCTGCCCGCCCGGCACCTTGGGCGGCCAGTTCTGGTCCGCCACGGCCACCACGTTCTTCTTCACAGTGGTGACGGTGGCATTCGAAACTGTCCTGGGTTTCTGGATGGCCATGATCATGGCCCGTGAATTCCGTGGCCGCAGCCTGGTCCGCGCCGCTGTCCTTGTGCCGTGGGCCATCCCCACTGCCGTGACTGCCAAGCTCTGGTTCTTCATCTTCGCCTTCGAGGGCATTGCCAACAAGCTGTTCAACACCACCATCCTGTGGACGGGCAGCGAGTGGCCCGCCAAATGGGCCGTGGTCATCGCGGACGTTTGGAAGACCACGCCCTTCATGGCATTGCTGATCCTTGCAGGCCTGCAGATGATCCCGGCGGACGTATACGAAGCTGCAAAGGTGGACGGGGCCACTGCCTGGCAGCGGTTCCGGCTGATCACCCTGCCGCTGGTGAAACCGGCACTGATGGTGGCAATCCTCTTCAGGACCCTGGACGCGCTGCGTATGTTCGACCTGCCCTACATCCTGACCGGCGGCGCGAACAACACCACCACGCTGTCCATCCTGGTGATCAACCAAATCAGGCAGGGCTTCAACTCGGCAGCCGCGCTGTCCACCATCACATTCATCATCATCTTCCTCGTCGCCTTCATCTTCGTGCGCTTCCTTGGGGCGAACGTCGTTGAGCAGAGCGGCGCCACCGGAAAGGGGAAGAAATGA
- a CDS encoding ABC transporter substrate-binding protein: protein MKTPRFLLPAATAGILALTLSACGGGGGGGSTGGGGGGGDAGANLDGRGPITYVQGKDNSNVVRPLVDKWNAAHPNEKVTFKEQTDQADQQHDDLVQHFQAKQSDYDVVDVDVVWTAEFAAKGWLQPLKDKMAIDTSAMLKPTVESATYKGTLYAAPQTSDGGILYYRKDLVPTPPKTWDEMMSMCSIAKQNNIGCYAGQFSKYEGLTVNASEAINSAGGSVLNKDGKPDLNTPEAKAGLGNLAKAYADGNIPKEAITYKEEDSRQAFQSGKLLFLRNWPYAFNLITTEGSSAVKDKTGLAALPGKDGPGASSLGGHNLATSVYSKNKATALDFMKFMTSEETEKFYATQGSLAPVLGSLYDDKELVAKLPYLPVLKTSIENAVPRPVTPFYPAVTKAIQDNAYSAIKGEKTVDNALADMQKSIESAGAGS, encoded by the coding sequence ATGAAAACCCCGAGATTCCTGCTTCCGGCTGCCACGGCCGGCATCCTGGCCCTTACGTTGTCCGCCTGCGGCGGCGGAGGTGGAGGGGGCTCTACAGGAGGTGGCGGTGGCGGCGGTGATGCTGGCGCCAACCTTGACGGCCGTGGCCCCATCACCTATGTACAGGGCAAGGACAACAGCAATGTGGTCCGCCCCCTGGTCGATAAGTGGAATGCCGCCCACCCGAATGAGAAGGTCACCTTCAAGGAGCAGACGGACCAGGCCGACCAGCAGCACGATGACCTCGTCCAGCATTTCCAGGCGAAGCAGTCCGACTACGACGTTGTGGATGTGGACGTTGTCTGGACCGCTGAATTCGCGGCCAAGGGCTGGCTGCAGCCGCTGAAGGACAAGATGGCGATCGACACCAGCGCCATGCTCAAGCCGACAGTGGAGAGCGCAACCTACAAGGGCACCCTGTACGCTGCCCCGCAGACCTCTGACGGCGGCATCCTGTACTACCGGAAGGATCTGGTTCCCACCCCGCCCAAGACCTGGGACGAGATGATGAGCATGTGCTCCATCGCGAAGCAGAACAACATCGGCTGCTACGCGGGCCAGTTCAGCAAGTATGAGGGCCTCACGGTAAATGCTTCCGAGGCCATCAACTCAGCCGGCGGCTCGGTCCTCAACAAGGACGGCAAGCCGGACCTGAACACCCCCGAGGCCAAGGCCGGCCTGGGGAACCTCGCAAAGGCCTACGCGGATGGCAACATCCCCAAGGAAGCCATCACCTACAAGGAAGAGGACAGCCGCCAGGCATTCCAGAGCGGCAAGCTCCTTTTCCTGCGCAACTGGCCGTACGCCTTCAACCTGATCACCACTGAAGGCTCCTCCGCCGTGAAGGACAAGACGGGGCTGGCTGCGCTCCCGGGCAAGGATGGACCCGGTGCATCCTCACTGGGCGGCCACAACCTGGCTACCAGCGTGTACTCCAAGAACAAGGCCACTGCGCTGGACTTCATGAAGTTCATGACCTCGGAGGAAACCGAGAAATTCTACGCTACCCAGGGTTCGCTGGCTCCGGTTCTCGGATCGCTGTATGACGACAAGGAACTCGTTGCCAAGCTGCCCTACCTGCCGGTTCTGAAGACGTCCATCGAGAACGCCGTTCCGCGTCCTGTGACGCCTTTCTACCCGGCTGTCACCAAGGCAATCCAAGACAATGCCTACTCCGCTATCAAGGGAGAGAAGACAGTGGATAACGCACTCGCCGACATGCAGAAGTCCATCGAATCCGCCGGTGCGGGATCGTAG
- a CDS encoding glycoside hydrolase family 13 protein has protein sequence MPDPSVPASGPAPSAWWADAVVYQIYPRSFADGNGDGMGDLRGVLDRLPYLERLGVDAIWLSPFYKSPQADGGYDVADYRQVDPLFGSLADFDAMLQEAHRRGLKVIVDLVPNHTSDEHAWFREALAAAPGSPQRDRYMFRDGKDEVPGSGDGRLAPNNWKSVFGGPAWSRVTEADGSPGQWYLHLFDTKQPDLNWENPEVQEEMRSVLRFWLDRGADGFRVDVAHGLVKEAGLPDWDGVAAMVEGTSGPRRESHLPGDAPHAHTDAEEPHRAVSPMYPPSPFFDQDGVHAIYRDWNQVLAEYGGDRMMVAEAWVEPAERLARYVRPDEMQQAFNFDFLLAGWDAERMADAIDASLAAAESVGAPCTWVLSNHDTVRHATRFGLTDPTTFPKGIGPGDEQPDAALGLARARAATLVALALPGSAYLYQGEELGLPEHTTLPAEARQDPTFFRTRGAEIGRDGCRVPLPWTGEEPGFGFSGGVSPGAPGPWLPQPESFGPLAADQQDGEEGSTLELYRAALAFRASQRLGSGTVEWTDEHAPESGLLAFRNGETVVLSNMGFASAPLPEGYAVVLSSGPEPAEEWAGMQEVPVDCTVYLQNVRHLQGRR, from the coding sequence ATGCCAGACCCATCCGTTCCCGCATCCGGACCGGCCCCCTCTGCCTGGTGGGCCGACGCCGTCGTGTACCAGATCTACCCCCGCTCCTTTGCAGATGGCAACGGCGACGGCATGGGGGATCTGCGCGGTGTCCTGGACCGCCTGCCCTACCTTGAACGGTTGGGAGTGGATGCCATCTGGCTCTCCCCCTTTTACAAGTCACCCCAGGCCGACGGCGGCTACGACGTGGCGGACTACCGCCAGGTGGACCCGCTCTTCGGCTCCCTGGCGGACTTCGATGCAATGTTGCAGGAAGCTCACCGCCGCGGATTGAAAGTCATTGTGGACCTGGTTCCCAACCACACTTCGGACGAACACGCGTGGTTCCGGGAGGCGCTGGCCGCGGCCCCTGGAAGCCCGCAGCGGGACCGGTATATGTTCCGTGACGGCAAGGACGAGGTGCCCGGATCCGGGGATGGCAGGCTGGCACCGAACAACTGGAAGTCCGTGTTCGGCGGTCCGGCCTGGAGCCGGGTAACCGAGGCGGATGGATCGCCCGGCCAGTGGTATCTCCACCTCTTCGATACAAAGCAGCCGGACCTGAACTGGGAGAACCCGGAAGTTCAGGAGGAGATGCGCTCGGTGCTGCGGTTCTGGCTGGACCGCGGGGCGGACGGCTTCCGGGTGGATGTTGCCCACGGCTTGGTCAAGGAGGCGGGACTGCCGGACTGGGACGGCGTGGCTGCCATGGTTGAGGGAACATCAGGCCCCAGGCGGGAGAGCCACCTGCCCGGGGATGCTCCCCATGCCCACACTGACGCCGAGGAACCACACCGGGCAGTCTCCCCGATGTATCCGCCGTCGCCGTTTTTTGACCAGGACGGTGTGCACGCCATCTACCGCGACTGGAACCAGGTCCTGGCCGAATACGGCGGAGACCGGATGATGGTTGCCGAGGCCTGGGTGGAGCCGGCTGAGCGACTGGCACGCTACGTCCGGCCCGATGAGATGCAGCAGGCCTTCAACTTCGATTTCCTGTTGGCCGGCTGGGATGCCGAGCGCATGGCGGACGCCATCGACGCGTCGCTGGCAGCGGCAGAATCAGTAGGTGCTCCCTGCACGTGGGTACTCAGCAACCACGACACCGTGCGTCACGCCACCCGGTTCGGGCTGACAGATCCCACCACTTTCCCAAAGGGCATTGGCCCCGGCGACGAACAGCCGGACGCGGCCCTGGGCCTGGCCCGCGCCCGTGCCGCCACGCTGGTTGCGCTGGCGCTGCCGGGTTCGGCCTACCTTTACCAAGGTGAGGAATTGGGACTTCCGGAGCACACAACCCTCCCTGCGGAGGCCAGGCAGGACCCGACGTTCTTCCGGACCCGCGGCGCCGAGATCGGGCGGGATGGATGCCGGGTCCCACTGCCATGGACGGGGGAAGAACCTGGCTTTGGCTTTTCTGGAGGTGTTTCCCCGGGAGCACCCGGGCCGTGGCTCCCGCAGCCGGAAAGCTTCGGCCCCCTGGCCGCCGACCAGCAGGACGGCGAGGAAGGCTCCACGCTGGAGCTGTACCGCGCGGCATTGGCGTTCAGGGCATCCCAGCGCCTGGGCAGCGGCACCGTGGAATGGACCGATGAACACGCGCCGGAAAGCGGGCTGTTGGCATTCCGCAATGGGGAAACAGTGGTCCTGTCCAACATGGGCTTCGCCTCGGCCCCCCTGCCCGAAGGCTATGCTGTGGTCCTGTCCAGCGGTCCCGAGCCCGCCGAAGAATGGGCCGGCATGCAGGAGGTTCCGGTGGACTGCACTGTTTACCTTCAAAACGTCCGGCATCTTCAAGGCAGGCGGTAG